The Canis lupus baileyi chromosome 11, mCanLup2.hap1, whole genome shotgun sequence genome includes a window with the following:
- the C1GALT1C1L gene encoding LOW QUALITY PROTEIN: C1GALT1-specific chaperone 1-like protein (The sequence of the model RefSeq protein was modified relative to this genomic sequence to represent the inferred CDS: inserted 7 bases in 5 codons; deleted 2 bases in 2 codons; substituted 5 bases at 5 genomic stop codons), which yields MDLNNTIRVDQSYTAQNDXMVNIFKNDMWLEIRPTYKXVFEKRVDNYTWFFLAHPTTFAVIDNSVYLPFTRALTXPFYMGHTIXHGNLQNLAVEGEIVKSRVXDSLLSKSEKCADXSAIWKLSEDIRLVVSLKXAGVLAENAEXFXGRVVFNTKPFAHLIQETMCNNPQQVVEGCCLGMAITFNGPTPRKANVMMYGVYWLRAXHYFNNGSEYD from the exons ATGGATCTTAATAACACTATTCGTGTTGACC AGTCCTACACTGCTCAAAATG AgatggttaatatttttaaaaatgacatgtgGTTAGAGATAAGGCCAACTTACAA TGTCTTTGAAAAGCGTGTTGACAACTACACCTGGTTCTTTCTTGCACATCCCACTACG TTTGCTGTCATTGACAATTCAGTGTATCTGCCGTTTACTAGGGCTTTAACATGACCTTTCTATATGGGCCACACTAT ACATGGCAACCTCCAAAACCTGGCTGTGGAAGGAGAAATTGTCAAGTCTAGAGTCTGAGACAGCCTTCTCAGTAAGTCTGAGAAGTGTGCAGATTGAAGTGCGATTTGGAAATTATCTGAAGACATTCGGCTGGTGGTCAGCCTCAAATAAGCTGGAGTTCTTGCAGAAAATGCAG GCTTCTAAGGAAGAGTTGTATTTAATACAAAACCATTTGCACATCTTATTCAAGAGACAATGTGTAATAACCCTCAGCAAGTAGTGGAAGGCTGCTGTTTGGGTATGGCTATTACTTTTAATGGGCCAACTCCCAGAAAGGCGAAT GTAATGATGTATGGTGTATACTGGCTCAGGG TTCATTATTTCAACA ATGGTTCAGAATATGACTGA